From the Devosia sp. FJ2-5-3 genome, the window GGCGTCATCAATTTGCGCGGCACGATCGTGCCGATATTCGACCTGCGTGCGCGCTTCGGCGACGGTCAGACCTCGCCCACCAAGAACCACGTCGTGGTGGTCATGAGTGTCGGCGACAAATGGGTCGGCATCCTTGTCGATGCGGTGTCGGATATCCTCACCGTGTCGCGGGACGACATCCACAATGTTCCCGAGGGCAACGCGATCGATACCGAATTGCTCAACGGCATCGTCACCCATGATAGCCGGATGGTCGGATTGATCGATCTGCACGCGGTTGTCAGCGGCGCAAAGCTCGACGCCTGATCCAAAATTCCTACATTGCGAAATGAGGGGGCGCCGAAAGGCGTCCTTTTCATTTGGCGCCAGGGTCGAAAGGCGAAGGGACAACAAAAATGGCGCCCAGGGGCGCCATTTTTTGTGTCTGGTGATCTGGTTGTGTTGGGCTAGAAAAGCTCGATCTCGCCATGCGCCTGGCGTTTGGCAACGCCCGACAGGGCCGGCACGCGCAGTTCATCGAGGGTCAAACCCGCCCAGATCTCGTCATAGACGCTTTCGGGAGCGGTCGGTGGCAGCAGCGAGAATTGCCGTGCGGCCAGGGCCATGTTGCGGCAACGCTGCTCGATGCGGTCCTGCCCCTGCAACGCAGTGATAATCATCATGATGGCCTGGCGCGTCGAGGCGTCCGTGGCCGTGGCGCTGTCGGAAAGCAGTTCGAGCGCGTCGGTTATGCCTTCGAGCATGGCAGCAGACTGACGGGCAGTTTCGTCTAGTTCTCTCGCCAATTTCTGCAAAGACATGCACGTGACCCCATACAACTCGCTACACACTATCGCCTTATTCCTAAACCGGGTGTTGCCAGCGATCTGGGTAAGGTCCCCGTTGTAGGTCGTGGTTAGCGTTTGGCTAACATTCAGCCGATAGGGTTGCGTTCCTAAGGCCCGTCAAAGGTATATTACGATAAATGGCCCTGAATAGCTCGCTGCCCCCCGAGTTCGACCGCGGCGTCGTGACCACCGTCCACCAGGGCGATTGCCACGTGTCTGGGGCTGCCGACATCACCTTCTCGACCGTGCTGGGATCCTGCATCTCGGCCTGCGTCCGGGACAAGGTCGCCAAGGTTGGCGGCATGAACCATTTTCTGCTCGCCGAGCAATCGGGCGCGGCAAAGGATCGATATGGCGCCTCGGCACGCTATGGCGCTTTTGCCATGGAGCAGTTGATCAACAAGGTGCTGTCGCAGGGCTCGGGCAACAAGGCCAATCTGGAAATCAAGATTTTCGGCGGCGGCAAGATCAACTCGGCGCTCGATGATGTGGGCGCCAAGAACATCGAGTTCGTCCGGCAATTCCTGGCCGATGAAGGCTATCTGGCGACCAGCGAGGATCTGGGGGGAAACTACGCGCGACGGGTTCTGTTCAAGCCGCATTCCGGACGCGCTTTCGTCAAGCGCCTCGACAGCGATGTGGGCGTGAGCGTGGCGACGCAGGAACTGGCGCTGGCCAAGCGCCGCGTCGTGCTGCCATCCGTGGCGAACGATATCGAGTTGTTTTAGGCGTCCGCGGCGCCGGAAAAGCCGGCGAGGCGAAATATCGCGCCGGATACGGGCGCGGAATTTACGCAATCTAAGGAATGCAAATACCAAGATCGGCCGGTCTCTAAAGGCCGTCCGGCCAACCGAATAGTGGTGCAGGGACCAGATAAGGCCAAAGGCCGTGGTCGTCAGGGAACAAGATATGGAACAGGGAGAATATTCCCTCAGCGAGCGCGAGTTTTCACGGATCAAGGAACGCGTCTACCGGGTGGCCGGCATCGCGCTCAGTGACGCCAAGCGCACTCTCGTCGTTTCCCGGCTCTCCAAGATCGTGCGGGCGCTAGGCCTGCCTGGCTTTGACGCCTATGTCGACTATCTCGAAAAGGGCGCCAGCTCCATCGAGGAGCAGGACTTCGTCAACGCCCTGACCACCAACCTCACGCGGTTTTACCGCGAGGATCATCACTTCGATCATCTGCGCGACTATGTCGGAACGCTGATCAGCACAAAGCCGCGCGGCACCCGTTTGCGCATCTGGTCAGCAGGGTGCTCGACCGGGCCCGAGCCTTATACGATCGGGATGGATCTGCTGGCCGCCTATCCCGAACTCAAGCGCTGGGATTTCAAGATCCTCGGCACCGATATCGATACGGCCGTCCTGGGCAAGGCGGCACGTGGCATTTATCCGGAAAGCGAATTGACCGGGCTGAGCGCCGCGCGCGCCCGACCTTTCGAGCATCTGGGCGATGGCACGGTAAGTGTGCCGGCCGCCGTCCGTGAACTGGTGGCGTTCAAGCAGCTGAACCTGATCACGGACTGGCCCATGAAGGGGCCGTTCGATGCCATTTTCTGCCGCAACGTGGCCATCTATTTCGACAAGCCGACCCAGGGTATGGTGTTCGGCCGCTTCGGCAAGCTCCTGGCGCCGGAAGGCTTCCTCTATATCGGCCATTCGGAAAATCTGGGCTCGGGCGGTGACGGCTTCCGCCTTGTCGGCAAAACCATTTATCAGTCCCGTACAGGGGCCAAGCGAGAAGCAGCATGAGTATCAAGGTCCTTGTCGTCGACGATTCGGCGCTTATCCGCGAGGTTCTGGCCCGCATGCTGACGCGCGATGGGGATATCGACGTGGTTGGAACGGCCACCGACCCCATCGACGCACGCGAAAAGATCAAGCAATTGAACCCCGACGTGGTGACGCTTGATATCGAAATGCCCAATATGAACGGGCTGGCCTTTCTCGAAAAGCTCATGCGCCTGCGCCCGACGCCGGTGGTGATGGTCTCTACCCTCACGACAAAAGGCGCCAGCGAGACGCTGCTCGCGCTGGAACTGGGCGCTGTCGATTTCGTGGCCAAGCCCAGCGCCGAATTTGCCGGTGGCCTCGACGCCTTCGGCGCCAATCTTCGCGAGAAGATCCGCTCTGCATCCCGCACCGATGTGCGGGGCGCGGCCGTCCGCACCGAGGCGCCCAAGGTTGCGGTTCGAACCGCCGCAGCGCCCGAGGGTGCCCTCATCGCCATCGGCGCATCGACCGGCGGCGTGGAGGCCATTCGCGCCGTGCTGACCGGTATGCCGTCGGACTGCCCGCCCGTCGTGATTGCCCAGCACATGCCGCCCGGTTTCACCGCGCGCTTCGCGTCGCGTCTGGATGAATTGTGCACGCTCAAAGTTGTCGAGGCAGAGGACCGCCTCGTGCTTCGACCCGGCCATGCCTATGTGGCTCGCGGTGATTATCATCTGCGGGTCGAGCGATCATCCGGGCAGCTCAAATGTCGTCTCAGCCAGGACGAACTGGCGAGCGGGCATCGCCCGAGCGTGGATGTGCTGTTCGAATCCGTTGCACGTGCCGTCGGCCCCATGGCGGTCGGTGCCATCCTCACCGGCATGGGCCGAGACGGGGCGCGCGGGTTGAAGATGATGCGCGATGCCGGCGCCTATACAGTAGGCCAGAGCCAGGCTTCCGCACTCGTCTACGGCATGCCGCGCGTCGCTTTCGAGGAAGGGGCCGTCGTCGAGCAGGCGCCGCTCGAGCAGATCGCCGCCAAGCTGGCCAATGCCCTCGTCAAAATGCGGTCCGCCGCGTAAATCCAACCTCGAAAATCCGCAAGTCTGGGTTGAGGGAATTGTAACGCTTGCTGCCTAGGATGGCAGCCAGAGTAACGGAGCCAAGGTTCCGGGCGCGTAAAGGGTAAGAAGTCTATGCCAAAAGCAAGCGCTGTCAGCGTTTTGATCGTCGATGACCAGCAGTCGATGCGCGGCATCTGCAAGTACATTCTCAACCAGCTGGGCTTCAAGGATATCATCGAAGCCAAGAGCGGGCGCGATGCGCTGGGCAAGCTCGAGCAGGCCAATGTCGATCTGATTATTTCCGACTGGAACATGGACGATATCGACGGACTGACGCTGCTCAAGGTGATCCGCAAGCATCCGCGCACCCAGGCCATGCCGTTTATCATGGCCACGGGCCGTTCCGACGCCGAGCAGGTCAAGGAAGCCATTTCTGCCGGCGTGAACAATTACATCATCAAGCCGTTCGACGTTTCGACAATGAAAAAGCGCATCGAGGCTGTGATCGGTGCCCTGACCTAGGGCCCACTCTCTTCTACGAATTGTCCAAGGCGCCCTTCCAGGGCGCCTTTTTATTTGCCGGTGTTTCAGGGCAGCAACGGGTAATAAGTAGTTAAACTTAAGTCTATACCTTTTCGGTCAAATAATCCGTCTGCTGCGTTGGTGTTTTGCCGGGAGGGCTAACCTGACGCATTTCGGCATGCGCCGTAAAGCGTGCGGTTTTTGTTTGGGGGGATGAATATGCCTTTGTTGCCGCGGCTCAAGATTGCCCAAAAACTCCCTCTTGCGCTGATGGGGACTGCGCTGATCGTCAGCGCAGGCGTGGGTGTCGCCAGTTACCTCATTGGACAGGCCACCGTGCTCGAGCAGCGCGAGCAGTCGATGCAGGCAGCGCTCCATTCCGGCGCGACAATGATCACCGACTATTATGGCGACGTCGAAGTCGATTTGCGCTTGTTCGTCGAACGGGCGGACACCGTCACCGCGATGAAAAACCTGTATCGCGGCCTCAGCGAGTTGCGCATGGGCATGGGTGACGGGGCCAGCGCGATTCTGCAGAAGGCCTATGTGACGGACAATCCCAATCCAGCCGCGCGAGAGCAACTGGACAGCACCAACGGCCAGGCGGGCACCTATGATGCGCCGCACAAACGTTATCATCCGGGCTTCCGGACCCTGATGAACGAGCGTCGCTATAGCGACGTGCTGCTGCTCAACCTGGCCGGCGACGTCGTCTATTCCGTCGTCAAGAATAGTGATTTTGCCGCCAATGTCGGATCAGGGTCGAACATGGCCAGCTCCGGCCTCGGACAGGCTTTTGCCCTGGGCATGGATCTCGCTCCGAACGCGGCGGCATTTGTCGATTTCACCGATTATGCGCCGGGCGGTCAGGCCCTCAGCTTCATGGCCATGCCGGTCTTCGAGAAGGACAGCCGGCTGGGCGTCATGGTTCTCGCCATATCGCCTGACGCTGTCAGCGAACGCATATCAGCGCTCTCCGGCCTGGGTCGGAACGGCGAGGTGGTGGTGGTGGGAGCAGATGGCCTGCTGCGCACCGAAACGCCGCGCACCGAGGCCGCGGACGTGCTCCGGACCAATCTGACATCAGAGGCGGTTGGCGCTGCGTTGGCGGGCCTCGCCAGCGAAGGGGTCAGCCAGGATTTCCGCAACGAAACGATGCTGGTGCGGGCTCTCAAGGTCAATGTCGGCAATGTGGAATGGGCGATCGTTGCCGCGCAGCCGGAGGCGGAGGCGAACGCACCCGTCACCGACATGCGCAACATGATCTTGGCCATGGCTGCAGCGCTGATGGCAATCGCCGCCCTTGTCGGCTACTTCTTCGCCCGCACGGTCAGTCGCCCAATTTCGCGCCTGACAGAAACCATGCAGGCCCTTGCCGATGGGGACCACGATATTGCGGTGGACGGTACTGGCCGCAGCGACGAGATCGGCGCCATGGCCCGGACCGTGGAAGTCTTCCGCGAAAACGGGCTCAAGGTGACCGAGATGACGGAGGCCGAGGCCGCCCGCATTGTCGCAAACCAGGAAGAACGCGCCGTGATGATGCAGCAATTGCAGCGCGCTTTCGGCGTGGTGGTCGATGCTGCAATTGCCGGGGATTTCCAGCGCCGCGTGGATATGAGCTTCCCCGATGAGGAGCTGAACCGGTTGGCGCGCTCGGTGAACGAGTTGGTAGAGACGGTCGATCGTGGTGTGGGGGAAACCGGCGCGGTCCTTTCGGCCCTGGCCCATACAGACCTGACCCTTCGCGTAGAGGGCGACTATCAGGGTGCCTTCGCGCGTCTGCGGGATGATACCAATGCCGTGGCTGACAAGCTGAGCGAAGTGATCAGCGATCTCCAGCAGACCTCGGGCACGCTGAAGACCGCTACCGGAGAAATCCTTTCCGGCGCCAATGATCTGTCCGAACGCACCACCAAGCAGGCCGCCACCATCGAGGAAACCTCGGCGGCAATGGAGCAGCTTGCGGTGACGGTCATGCAAAACGCCAAGCGCGCCCAGAATGCCAGCGGCACCGCCGAACAGGTGACCCGGTCGGCAGAAGAGGGTGGTCAGGTCATGGCCGACGCCAACACCGCCATGGAGCGGATCACGCAAAGTTCGGCCAAGATTTCCAACATCATCGGGATGATCGACGACATTGCCTTCCAGACCAATTTGCTTGCGCTCAATGCCTCGGTCGAGGCTGCGCGGGCAGGAGAGGCGGGCAAGGGCTTTGCCGTGGTTGCCGTGGAAGTCCGACGCCTGGCGCAGTCCGCTGCGAGCGCATCTGCCGACGTCAAGCAGCTTATCGAACAGAGCGCTGCTGAAGTCAGGGGTGGATCGCGGCTCGTCGCGGAGGCGGCCGGAAAGCTTGAAGCCATGCTTCAGGCCGCGCGCGCCTCTAATGCACAGATGGGCGAAATCGCACGCGAAAGCCGAGAGCAGGCCGCCGCCATCGACGAAGTCAACAGTGCAGTCCGCCAGATGGACGAGATGACCCAGCACAACGCGGCGCTTGTCGAAGAAATGAATGCGGCGATCGAGCAGACGGAGGCCCAGGCCAACAAGCTCGACCGGATCGTGGATGTCTTCACCATCGAGGAGCGATCCAATGGAGCGCTCGGACGAGCCCCCCTCGCGGCCATCGCCTCGGGTGCCCGCGGCCTGCAGAAAAAGCTCAAGAATGGGACCCAGGGCTATTTCGGCCAGGGAAACGCAGTACCAAAGGATGATTGGTCGGAGTTTTGAAACTGGCCCGCTAACGATGGCCGCGGCCGAGAAGACCGATATTGTCCCCTGGCCGCAGAGTGTGACAGCGGGGAATATTGGCAAGGGGCGCATTCCGATTGGACATGTGCGTCGCGAAAAGGATCCAGAGGCCGTGCTCGGCCGTCACGGTAGATAAATGTGAAGTGTGCGACTCCAGGCACATGCGGAATTGTCTGAAGATATGACAACTTCAAAGATCTAGTCTTGAAGTATTACTGAGATAGTCAGTAAATATGCGGAGCAACGATCGCAAAAAAACGTTCGGTTAACCGCTTTTCATTAGGATTCGCGTTCCATGCGCCAGGCCAAAAGGTCTGAGGAAAAGCATGAGAGGGGGAATCTAATGGGAAGATTGGGAAAGGCCTTGGGCAATATTCGCATGACCACGACCATTCTGGTTCTGGTCATGGGTGCGATTATCGCCTCAATCGGCGCGGTCTCGGCGTCGATCTATCTCAACCTGCGTGCGCAGTCGCTGGAGAGCAGCGTTGCGCAGCAGGAGACGAATTTGGGTGTTACCGCAACCATTCTCGAGCGTCGCATCTCTGGCTCCGTGCTGGAATGGAACGAGGATGGCTCGATCGCCAAATTCCAGAGTTGGGCCATCCCGCCCTTCTACGATACCGAAATCATCGATTCCGTCTCCCGCGTCACCCGGCAGGGCGCCGCCATTCTCGTCATGGACCCGGCGAGCGGTGAGTTCGTATCCAAGACCACCAGCGTGATGCGCGAGGACGGTACGCGTCTCGAGGATCTGCGCATTGGCCCTGACAGCGCCGCAGCCTTCCAGGCCCTGTCCAGCGGCCAAACCTATATCGGCCCGATTACGCTGGCAGGCCAGTCCTACTTCACCGCGCTGCAGCCGATCGTCAAGATGAGCGGCGAGGCCATGGGCGCCATTTTTGTCGGCCAGACGCTCAAGAGCGTTGAAGCGGCCGCCAACAGCGCCCTCAGCCTGATCGCGATCGTTGGCCTTGCAGTCACCGTCGTGCTTGGCGCTATAGGCTTTGTGGCGTCCCGCCTTATCACCCGACCCTTGCCGCGCCTCGCGAATGCGATGGAGGCAATCGCCGAGGGCCGGTACGACACCGAAGTCCCCTATACGCAGTTGGGCAACGAAATGGGCGGCATGGCGCGCGCCGTGGAAATCTTCCGACAGAATGGCCAGCGCGTCAGCCAGATGACTGAGGCTGAAGCGGCGCGGATCATTGCCGAGCAGGATGCCCGCCAGCAGATGATGGCGGAATTGCAGAGTGCCTTTGGCGACGTGGTGGACGCAGCCATTGCAGGCGATTTCTCGCGTCAGGTTCCGGCACGCTTCCCGGATGCAGAACTCAACAGTCTGGCCGGCAGCGTCAACAAGCTCGTCGCCACGTTCAATCGCGGCGTCAGCGAGATCGGCGAGGTGCTCGGCGCTCTCGCCGATACCGACCTGACCCATCGCATGGAAGGCGATTACGAGGGTGCGTTTGCCCGACTCAAGGACGATATCAATGCCGTGGCCGACAAGCTGACAGGTGTCGTCGGCCAGTTGCGGCACACGTCCGGTTCGCTCAAGGCGGCGACAGGCGAAATTCTGTCAGGCGCCAACGATCTGTCCGAACGCACGACTAAGCAGGCTGCAACCATCGAAGAAACCTCGGCGGCAATGGAGCAATTGGCGCGCACGGTGATGCAGAACGCAGAGCGGGCCCGCGATGCCAGCGCAAATGCCGCCCAGGTGACGCGGACTGCCGAAGAGGGCGGGGTCGCCATGCAAGAAGCGACGCGGGCCATGGAGCGGATCACACAGTCTTCTGCCAAGATTTCCAATATCATCGGCATGATTGACGATATCGCCTTCCAGACCAATCTGCTCGCCCTCAACGCCTCGGTCGAAGCGGCGCGGGCGGGGGAAGCGGGCAAGGGCTTTGCAGTGGTGGCCGTGGAAGTGCGGCGCCTCGCGCAAAGCGCAGCCACCGCTTCAGCCGACGTCAAGGCACTGATCGAGCAGAGCGCGGGCGAAGTTTCTTCGGGGTCAAAGCTTGTCGACGGAGCTGCCAGCAAGCTGGCCAGCGTACTGGTCGCGATCCGGGAAAACACGCTGTCTCTCGAGGCCATAGCCCGCGATAGCCGTGACCAGTCCGGTGCCATCGACGAAGTCACCGTGGCCGTCCGGCAGATGGACGAAATGACCCAACACAATGCGGCCCTGGTGGAAGAGACCAATGCCGCAATCGAGCAGACGGAAGCCCAGGCGAGTGAGCTTGACCGGATTGTCGATGTGTTCCGGATCTCGGACGGGCGTGAGCGGTCTGCAATGGCCGAGCTGACCCGCCAGGCCGCGCGCCGCAGCCCAGCGCCGGTCTTCAAATCGCAAGGCAATGCCGCCATTGCCGCGGATTGGGACGAGTTCTAGCAGGCTGTTTCTGTCCGAATGAGGATCTGTCAAGGGGGCGCATGCGCCCCCTTGCGCATTTTCCCAGTCCGGGGGTCTGCGTGCTTTACCGGAGCTTAAGGTCGGGCGTGATCAGCTTGCTTCCGCAGGAAAAGGGATGGGATGCAACTTGGCGACAAGTCTGCGGGAGGCATCCAGGCAAGCGGTCATCCGCCTCCTTTTGTTCGGCGGAGCGTGGGTCATACAAATCTGGGCCCAGGGGGCAGTGAATAATTATGAAATTTTCTGATCTATCCATTCGGACGAAGCTGGTGGCGGGAGCTGGCATCCTGTTCGCGGCAAGCCTTGCCGCGGTGGTTCTGGGCGGCACATCATTGATGTACGACACCGCCAGCGAGGAGGCCGAGGAGCGGGCGCGGGCGTTGATGACGTCCTACGCGCAGATGACGGCCGGGGAACTCGGTTCGATCATCAACCTCACGCAGGGCGTAGCATCGGCGCTTGAGGGCTCTATTGCCCAAGGCGAGGTGGATCGAGACGAGCTGGGCCAGATGGTCATCTCCGTCCTCGGGAACCGCCCTTCGCTCACCGGCATGACGCTTGCCTTTGACCCCAATGCCCTCGACGGTCTCGACGACCTTTACCTCGGGCACGCCTATTCCGACGCATCTGGGCGTTTCGTTCCCTATTTTACCAATGGCGCCAATGGCGTAGACACGCAATTGCTCGACATGTCGCCCGAAAACGGCACGGAGAGCTGGTATGACCTGCCCATGCGGGAAAACCGGGATGTGCTGACGCCACCCTATGCCTACCCGATCGATGGCAAGACTGTCCTGCTCACCACGGTGAGCGTCGTCGTGCACAGGAACAACCAGCCTGCGGGTATCCTCACCTCGGACATCAGCCTCGAGACGATCGGGGGAATGATCAGTGCCATGAAACCGTTCGGCGACGGCCGGGTCATGCTGGTCAGCCACGACAATCAATGGGTTGCCCATTGGGATCCCGCCCAAATGGGCCAGGCCATGCCTGCCGAATTTGCATCGGGACTGCTGGACGAAAGGCTGCTGATGAAGGGCATGACCTATGTCGATCCAGAGGGCGTCGAGCAGTTTGTCATCACCACCCGCGTCCAGTTCCCCGGGGTCGCCGAGCAGTGGTCAATGATCATGGAGGTGCCATCGGCGACCATATATGCGGGGATCGATCGCATGCGTTCGCTGGCCATGGCGGCCTCTGGCGTCCTGCTTGCAATGGCACTGGTGCTCGTCTGGCTTGGGGCAGGCCTTTTGGCAAAGCCCATTGTGCGGATGACGGCGGTCATGCGCGAGCTGGCGCAGGGCAAATACGACATCGATGTGCCTAATCAGTCCGGCAAGGATGAGATCGGCGACATGGCCCGGGCCGTTGAGGTGTTTCGCGAAAACGGCCTCAAAATCAGCCAGATGACCGAGGCCGAGGCTGCTCGAATCGTTCGCGACGAGCAACAGCGTCGGGCGATGATGACCGATCTGCAGGCCGCTTTCGGCGAAGTGGTGGACGCGGCGATTGACGGCGATTTCTCCAAGCGCGTGCATGCCCAGTTCCCCGATCCCGAGCTCAACAGTCTGGCAGGGGGGATCAACTCGCTGGTGGAGACCGTCGACCGTGGCATTGCGGAAACCGGAACCGTCCTCGGCGCATTGGCGCGCACCGACCTGACCGTGCGGATGACGGGTGACTATCGCGGGGCTTTCGCCAAGCTCAAGAACGACGCAAACGGCGTGGCCGATACGCTGAGCGAGGTGGTCAACCAGCTCAAGAGCACATCCTCTTCGATCAAGACGGCGACGGGCGAAATCCTCTCCGGTGCCAATGACCTGTCGGAGCGGACGACGCGGCAGGCGGCGACCATCGAGGAAACTTCGGCGGCCATGGAGCAGTTGGCACAGACGGTCATCCAGAACGCCGAAAGGGCGCGCGATGCCAATAACGACGCCCAATTGGTCAGTCGCACCGCAGAAGCGGGCGGCGAGGTGATGTCCCGCGCCACACTGGCCATGGAGCAGATCTCAACCTCTTCGGCCAAGATCTCCAACATTATCGGGCTGATTGACGACATCGCGTTCCAGACCAATCTGCTGGCGCTCAACGCCTCGGTCGAGGCGGCCCGCGCCGGCGACGCCGGCAAGGGGTTTGCGGTGGTGGCTGTCGAAGTGCGGCGCCTGGCCCAATCGGCCGCACAGGCGTCGTCGGACGTAAAAGTGCTGATCGAGGCTTCGGCCGGCGAAGTCAGCGCCGGCACCCGCCTCGTGGAAGAAGCGGCCAGCAAGCTTGCTGCCATGGTCGAGGCCGCGAAGTCCAATTCGCTGCTGATGGAGAGCATGGCGCGTGACAGCCGTGAGCAGGCGGCTGCCATCGAGGAAGTCACCGTCGCCGTCCGGCAGATGGATGAGATGACCCAACACAATGCAGCGCTGGTCGAACAGACCAATGCGGCCATCGAGCAGACGGAGGCACAGGCGAGCGAACTCGATCGCGTGGTGGCCGTGTTCCGCACCGATGGAAGGGATGGCGCTGCATCGATGGTGAAGGCCCAGCTCGCAGCCCGTCGGCCCGCGGTGCGTCCTTCCGCGGCCCAGGCTTATCTCAGCCACGGCAACGCTGCTGTGGCCGCCGATTGGGACGAGTTCTAAGAAGAGATCATCTCGGGGGCTGAGGGCATTTCTGCGCCTCAGCCCCTTTGGGAGGAGTAGGGGGGCCCGCCGCCTGAAGCGACGCCTCAAGATCGGACAAGACTCGTTAAACTCGACACAATTGTTGCATCTGTATTTTTACGTTTTTCTCGACAGTGGCGTGGATGCTTGGTTCGATCCCGATGTTTGAGTGTTCAATTTCCCGCATGCTTTGTTAGTATCCGTTATTATTGGTTCGTTAAGTCTTTGTTAGCCACGAACGTACAGCCTGACTGTGCACGGCCTTATGCGGATGGCCGGAGAGGGGCAACATCATGTGGGCACGAGCGTTCGGCGGATCTCAGCACGAGTTGAAGGCCAAGCTGGCGGCCATGATGCGCAGTCAAGCCGTCATCGAATTCGATCTCGACGGTAACATCCTCTGGGCCAACGATAACTTCCTCGAGGCCATGGGCTACGACCTCACCGAGATCGTCGCCAAGCACCATTCCCTGTTCTGTGATCCTGCCCATGTCCAGAGTAGCGAATACCGGCAATTCTGGCAGGAGCTTCGCCAGGGTCATTTTCACTCGCAGGTCTATCGCCGGATAGCCAAGGGCGGGCGTGAGGTCTGGATCCAGGCCAGTTACAATCCTGTGCTCGATGCGCGTGGCAGGCCGTCCAAAGTCATCAAGTTCGCAACTGATGTCACCAGTCAGGTATTGACCGCTGCCGACCACGCGGCCCAGGTCGCCGCCATTTCGCGTGTTCAGGCGGTGATTGCCTTTAATCTTGATGCCAGCGTCATAACGGCCAATGACAATTTTCTCGCAACGGTGGGCTACCAGCTGGATGAAATCATCGGCAGGCCGCATGCCATGTTCTGCGACCCTGCCTACGCGGCGAGTGCCGACTACCGGATGTTCTGGGACAAGCTGCGCGCTGGGGAATATGTGGCGGCGGA encodes:
- a CDS encoding chemotaxis protein CheW, producing MEALAIRDDMGDKTALVGANTLQLIAFSIGEQTYGVEITTVREIRAWNGATPLPNTREFVRGVINLRGTIVPIFDLRARFGDGQTSPTKNHVVVVMSVGDKWVGILVDAVSDILTVSRDDIHNVPEGNAIDTELLNGIVTHDSRMVGLIDLHAVVSGAKLDA
- a CDS encoding chemotaxis protein CheD (catalyzes the conversion of glutamine residues to glutamate on methyl-accepting chemotaxis receptors), with amino-acid sequence MALNSSLPPEFDRGVVTTVHQGDCHVSGAADITFSTVLGSCISACVRDKVAKVGGMNHFLLAEQSGAAKDRYGASARYGAFAMEQLINKVLSQGSGNKANLEIKIFGGGKINSALDDVGAKNIEFVRQFLADEGYLATSEDLGGNYARRVLFKPHSGRAFVKRLDSDVGVSVATQELALAKRRVVLPSVANDIELF
- a CDS encoding protein-glutamate O-methyltransferase CheR encodes the protein MEQGEYSLSEREFSRIKERVYRVAGIALSDAKRTLVVSRLSKIVRALGLPGFDAYVDYLEKGASSIEEQDFVNALTTNLTRFYREDHHFDHLRDYVGTLISTKPRGTRLRIWSAGCSTGPEPYTIGMDLLAAYPELKRWDFKILGTDIDTAVLGKAARGIYPESELTGLSAARARPFEHLGDGTVSVPAAVRELVAFKQLNLITDWPMKGPFDAIFCRNVAIYFDKPTQGMVFGRFGKLLAPEGFLYIGHSENLGSGGDGFRLVGKTIYQSRTGAKREAA
- a CDS encoding chemotaxis response regulator protein-glutamate methylesterase; translation: MSIKVLVVDDSALIREVLARMLTRDGDIDVVGTATDPIDAREKIKQLNPDVVTLDIEMPNMNGLAFLEKLMRLRPTPVVMVSTLTTKGASETLLALELGAVDFVAKPSAEFAGGLDAFGANLREKIRSASRTDVRGAAVRTEAPKVAVRTAAAPEGALIAIGASTGGVEAIRAVLTGMPSDCPPVVIAQHMPPGFTARFASRLDELCTLKVVEAEDRLVLRPGHAYVARGDYHLRVERSSGQLKCRLSQDELASGHRPSVDVLFESVARAVGPMAVGAILTGMGRDGARGLKMMRDAGAYTVGQSQASALVYGMPRVAFEEGAVVEQAPLEQIAAKLANALVKMRSAA
- a CDS encoding response regulator — translated: MPKASAVSVLIVDDQQSMRGICKYILNQLGFKDIIEAKSGRDALGKLEQANVDLIISDWNMDDIDGLTLLKVIRKHPRTQAMPFIMATGRSDAEQVKEAISAGVNNYIIKPFDVSTMKKRIEAVIGALT
- a CDS encoding methyl-accepting chemotaxis protein, with product MPLLPRLKIAQKLPLALMGTALIVSAGVGVASYLIGQATVLEQREQSMQAALHSGATMITDYYGDVEVDLRLFVERADTVTAMKNLYRGLSELRMGMGDGASAILQKAYVTDNPNPAAREQLDSTNGQAGTYDAPHKRYHPGFRTLMNERRYSDVLLLNLAGDVVYSVVKNSDFAANVGSGSNMASSGLGQAFALGMDLAPNAAAFVDFTDYAPGGQALSFMAMPVFEKDSRLGVMVLAISPDAVSERISALSGLGRNGEVVVVGADGLLRTETPRTEAADVLRTNLTSEAVGAALAGLASEGVSQDFRNETMLVRALKVNVGNVEWAIVAAQPEAEANAPVTDMRNMILAMAAALMAIAALVGYFFARTVSRPISRLTETMQALADGDHDIAVDGTGRSDEIGAMARTVEVFRENGLKVTEMTEAEAARIVANQEERAVMMQQLQRAFGVVVDAAIAGDFQRRVDMSFPDEELNRLARSVNELVETVDRGVGETGAVLSALAHTDLTLRVEGDYQGAFARLRDDTNAVADKLSEVISDLQQTSGTLKTATGEILSGANDLSERTTKQAATIEETSAAMEQLAVTVMQNAKRAQNASGTAEQVTRSAEEGGQVMADANTAMERITQSSAKISNIIGMIDDIAFQTNLLALNASVEAARAGEAGKGFAVVAVEVRRLAQSAASASADVKQLIEQSAAEVRGGSRLVAEAAGKLEAMLQAARASNAQMGEIARESREQAAAIDEVNSAVRQMDEMTQHNAALVEEMNAAIEQTEAQANKLDRIVDVFTIEERSNGALGRAPLAAIASGARGLQKKLKNGTQGYFGQGNAVPKDDWSEF
- a CDS encoding methyl-accepting chemotaxis protein produces the protein MTTTILVLVMGAIIASIGAVSASIYLNLRAQSLESSVAQQETNLGVTATILERRISGSVLEWNEDGSIAKFQSWAIPPFYDTEIIDSVSRVTRQGAAILVMDPASGEFVSKTTSVMREDGTRLEDLRIGPDSAAAFQALSSGQTYIGPITLAGQSYFTALQPIVKMSGEAMGAIFVGQTLKSVEAAANSALSLIAIVGLAVTVVLGAIGFVASRLITRPLPRLANAMEAIAEGRYDTEVPYTQLGNEMGGMARAVEIFRQNGQRVSQMTEAEAARIIAEQDARQQMMAELQSAFGDVVDAAIAGDFSRQVPARFPDAELNSLAGSVNKLVATFNRGVSEIGEVLGALADTDLTHRMEGDYEGAFARLKDDINAVADKLTGVVGQLRHTSGSLKAATGEILSGANDLSERTTKQAATIEETSAAMEQLARTVMQNAERARDASANAAQVTRTAEEGGVAMQEATRAMERITQSSAKISNIIGMIDDIAFQTNLLALNASVEAARAGEAGKGFAVVAVEVRRLAQSAATASADVKALIEQSAGEVSSGSKLVDGAASKLASVLVAIRENTLSLEAIARDSRDQSGAIDEVTVAVRQMDEMTQHNAALVEETNAAIEQTEAQASELDRIVDVFRISDGRERSAMAELTRQAARRSPAPVFKSQGNAAIAADWDEF